The following proteins come from a genomic window of Melospiza georgiana isolate bMelGeo1 chromosome 3, bMelGeo1.pri, whole genome shotgun sequence:
- the TPBG gene encoding trophoblast glycoprotein: MARPRSAARSRCGKRSGASPRGETPAPEEGAARSRPPPRRAARSRRRPKGKVACGAGPGAMPGRGALCLGLLLPVLLGCGSAQPGGCPALCECSEPARTVKCVNRNLTAVPPDLPPYVRSLFITGNPLTDLPAGAFPAQRLPDLASLNLSGNHLRTVEAGSLALPALRQLDLSGNALVSFSPQALGEGGSPLEELLLRGALRDHGVLLSLAALLQSGALRNLSRLELADNGLLLLPAGMFTALPALRLLDLSNNSLVGLRNVSFQGLGQLQSLNLSDNSLGVLWNSTLAQFRSLPVLRHIVLRHNAWVCDCAIEDLVAWLKESDQVEGKEALTCASPDKMLGKALLKINGSDLNCSVPIDLPSQLQTSYVFLGIVLALIGAIFLLVLYLNRKGIKKWMHNIRDACRDHMEGYHYRYEINADPRLTNLSSNSDV, encoded by the exons ATGGCGCGGCCCCGCTCGGCGGCAAG GTCTCGCTGCGGGAAGCGGAGCGGAGCCAGCCCCCGAGGGGAAACGCCTGCCCCCGAAGAAGGGGCTGCCCGGAGCCGGCCCCCGCCTCGCCGCGCCGCCCGGAGCCGGAGGCGCCCGAAGGGAAAAGTTGcgtgcggggccgggccgggcgcgaTGCCGGGGCGCGGCGCgctctgcctggggctgctgctgcccgtcCTGCTGGGCTGCGGATCGGCACAGCCCGGCGGCTGCCCGGCCCTCTGCGAGTGCTCGGAGCCGGCCAGGACGGTGAAGTGCGTGAACAGGAACCTGACGGCGGTGCCCCCCGACCTGCCGCCCTACGTGCGCAGCCTCTTCATCACCGGCAACCCCCTGACCGACCTGCCGGCCGGCGCCTTCCCCGCCCAGCGCCTGCCCGACCTCGCTTCCCTCAACCTCAGTGGCAACCACCTGCGGACCGTGGAGGCCGGCTCCCTCGCCCTGCCCGCCCTGCGGCAGCTGGACCTCAGCGGCAACGCGCTGGTCTCCTTCAGCCCGCAGGCGCTCGGGGAGGGCGGCAGCccgctggaggagctgctcctccgCGGGGCCCTGCGCGACCACGGcgtgctgctcagcctggccgCCCTGCTGCAGTCCGGGGCCCTGCGCAACCTCAGCCGCCTGGAGCTGGCCGACAacgggctgctgctgctgcccgccGGCATGTTCACCGCCCTGCCGGCCCTGCGGCTGCTGGACCTCAGCAACAACTCCCTGGTGGGCCTGCGAAATGTCTCTTTCCAGGGACTGGGCCAGCTGCAGAGCCTCAACCTGAGCGATAACTCCCTGGGCGTGCTGTGGAACAGCACCCTGGCCCAGTTCCGCAGCCTGCCCGTGCTCCGGCACATCGTCCTGCGCCACAACGCCTGGGTCTGTGACTGTGCCATCGAGGACCTGGTGGCCTGGCTTAAAGAGAGCGACCAGGTGGAGGGCAAAGAAGCCCTGACCTGTGCCTCCCCTGACAAGATGTTGGGCAAAGCCCTGCTGAAGATCAATGGCTCGGACCTGAACTGCTCCGTGCCCATAGACCTGCCCTCCCAGCTTCAGACTTCATACGTCTTCCTGGGGATAGTCTTGGCTCTCATTGGGGCCATATTCCTCCTAGTTTTGTACTTGAACCGAAAAGGAATCAAAAAGTGGATGCACAACATCAGAGATGCCTGTAGGGATCACATGGAGGGCTACCACTACAGATACGAGATCAACGCAGACCCCAGGTTAACAAACCTCAGCTCCAACTCGGATGTCTGA